One genomic window of Salvia miltiorrhiza cultivar Shanhuang (shh) chromosome 4, IMPLAD_Smil_shh, whole genome shotgun sequence includes the following:
- the LOC131021870 gene encoding elongator complex protein 4 — translation MAMTANKPRSTSFSRNFGAASSSVPSIPGLKHGPNGTMLLSSGIPDLDKILGGGLALGSLVMVMEDPEAPHHMLLLRNFMSQGLVHHQPLIYASPASDPRGFLGTLPSPMVSKDEKSRVHETEQEKGLRIAWQYKKYFGEHSSESHRDGKSEYCNDFDLRKPLERHFFSGKQIDCVSLKESADLGAFHERCLSFLSQSNQNNGNITGGRIAIQSLCSPQCEYSNREWEMLSFVRSLKSVVRLSNAVAVVTFSPSLVSTTFSIRLQHLADTLVSVKAIPDEDKELAKLLTGYQDMVGLLSVHKVARFNTQVPAILEATTFSMKLQKRRSLILECINQAPVDGATGSSYASSGSCSGSSKTGSLDF, via the exons ATGGCAATGACTGCTAATAAACCTCGGAGCACCAGTTTCTCACGGAATTTCGGTGCAGCATCAAGTTCTGTTCCCAGCATTCCTGGGCTTAAGCATGGTCCAAACGGGACCATGTTACTTTCATCTGGCATTCCTGACCTCGATA AGATTCTGGGAGGTGGGCTTGCATTGGGAAGTCTAGTGATGGTGATGGAAGATCCGGAGGCGCCGCATCATATGTTATTGTTGAGAAATTTTATGTCTCAGGGCTTGGTTCATCATCAACCTCTAATATATGCAAGTCCTGCAAGTGATCCCAGAGGGTTTCTTGGCACCTTGCCTAGTCCCATGGTGTCCAAGGATGAGAAATCGCGTGTCCATGAGACGGAGCAG GAGAAAGGGCTGAGAATCGCATGGCAATACAAGAAGTATTTTGGGGAGCATAGTTCAGAGTCTCATAGAG ATGGGAAGTCTGAGTATTGCAATGACTTTGATTTGCGGAAGCCCCTGGAGAGGCACTTCTTTAGTGGAAAACAGATCGATTGTGTTAGCCTAAAAGAATCTGCTGATCTTGGAGCATTTCATGAACGTTGTTTGAGCTTCTTATCACAATCAAATCA GAACAATGGAAACATAACAGGGGGTCGTATTGCTATTCAGTCACTGTGTTCGCCGCAGTGTGAATATTCCAACAGA GAATGGGAAATGCTTTCTTTTGTTAGATCCTTGAAAAGTGTTGTAAGATTGTCAAATGCAGTAGCTGTAGTGACATTTTCACCTTCTCTCGTTTCAACAACCTTCTCAATAAGGCTGCAACATTTGGCTGACACCTTAGTTTCTGTGAAAGCTATTCCAG ATGAAGACAAGGAACTGGCTAAGCTTCTCACAGGATACCAGGATATGGTTGGACTTCTTAGTGTGCACAAAGTTGCACGTTTTAACACACAG GTCCCTGCAATTCTGGAGGCAACCACATTCTCAATGAAACTGCAGAAGCGAAGATCCTTAATTTTGGAATGTATAAACCAAGCTCCTGTAGATGGTGCAACTGGAAGTTCTTATGCCTCTTCTGGTAGTTGTTCTGGGTCTTCTAAAACAGGTTCTCTCGACTTTTAG
- the LOC131021871 gene encoding 8-hydroxygeraniol dehydrogenase-like, protein MAKSPETEHPVKAYGLAATDTSGHLSPFKFSRRATGDEDVQLKVLYCGICHSDLHYLKNEWGISQYPLVPGHEIVGVVTEVGKKVKKVKVGDKVGVGCMVGSCGSCESCKEDLENYCPKIIPTYSANYHDGSITYGGYSDIMVAEEHFIVRIPDNMPLDSAAPLLCAGITTYSPMRYFGLDKPGMHIGVVGLGGLGHVAVKFAKAFGSKVTVISTSPNKKDEALSNLGADSFLISKDADEMQAAMGTMDGIIDTVSAYHPLMPLIGLLKAHGKLVMLGAPDKPLELPVFPLLAGRKMISGSGIGGMKETQEMIDFAAKHNIKADIELISADYVNTALERLAKADVKYRFVIDVANTLQQS, encoded by the exons ATGGCGAAATCACCGGAAACAGAGCACCCTGTCAAGGCCTACGGATTGGCTGCCACTGACACATCTGGTCATCTCTCCCCATTCAAATTTTCAAGAAG GGCTACTGGTGATGAAGACGTGCAGCTGAAAGTGTTGTATTGTGGGATCTGCCACTCGGATCTTCATTACCTCAAGAACGAATGGGGCATCTCTCAGTATCCTCTGGTTCCAGG GCATGAGATTGTGGGAGTGGTAACAGAGGTGGGAAAGAAGGTGAAGAAGGTGAAAGTTGGAGACAAAGTTGGTGTGGGATGCATGGTGGGCTCATGTGGATCATGTGAGAGCTGCAAAGAGGATCTTGAGAATTACTGCCCCAAGATCATCCCCACTTACAGTGCCAATTACCATGATGGAAGCATCACATATGGTGGTTACTCTGACATCATGGTTGCCGAAGAGCATTTCATCGTGCGTATCCCCGACAACATGCCCTTGGATTCTGCTGCTCCTCTTCTATGTGCAGGCATCACCACCTACAGCCCCATGAGATACTTTGGATTAGACAAACCCGGCATGCACATCGGAGTTGTGGGTTTGGGCGGACTAGGCCACGTTGCCGTTAAATTTGCCAAGGCTTTTGGTTCTAAGGTCACAGTTATTAGCACCTCCCCTAACAAGAAGGATGAAGCACTGTCAAATTTGGGCGCAGATTCATTCTTGATCAGTAAAGATGCAGATGAAATGCAG GCTGCTATGGGAACAATGGATGGTATTATTGATACAGTATCAGCTTATCACCCTTTGATGCCACTCATTGGGCTATTGAAAGCTCATGGAAAGCTGGTGATGCTTGGTGCCCCGGACAAGCCTCTTGAGCTACCAGTGTTTCCTCTACTTGCAGGGAGAAAGATGATATCTGGGAGTGGGATTGGAGGAATGAAAGAGACGCAGGAAATGATTGATTTCGCGGCCAAGCACAATATAAAGGCAGATATTGAATTAATTTCAGCAGATTACGTTAACACTGCGCTAGAGCGTCTGGCTAAAGCAGATGTGAAGTACCGCTTCGTGATAGACGTAGCCAACACCCTCCAGCAATCTTAA
- the LOC131021873 gene encoding proteasome subunit beta type-1-like, which translates to MSCPAMAQLLSNTLYFKRFFPYYAFNVLGGLDSEGKGCVFTYDAVRSYERVGYSAQGSGATLITPFLDNQLKSPSPLLLPAKDAVTPLSEVEAIDLVKTCFVSATERDIYTGDKVEMLVLNASGLRREFMDLRKD; encoded by the exons ATGAGCTGCCCTGCAATGGCTCAGTTGCTTTCTAATACCCTCTACTTCAAACGTTTCTTCCCATACTATGCTTTCAATGTCTTGGGGGGCCTTGACAGTGAGG GAAAGGGCTGTGTGTTCACATATGATGCTGTCAGATCTTACGAACGGGTGGGATACAGTGCCCAAGGTTCTGGTGCAACTCTTATCACACCCTTCTTGGACAACCAACTGAAATCTCCAAGTCCTCTTTTGTTGCCTGCAAAG GACGCAGTGACTCCACTTTCAGAGGTAGAAGCCATCGACTTGGTCAAAACCTGTTTCGTTTCAGCAACTGAAAGGGATATTTACACA GGAGACAAGGTGGAGATGCTCGTATTGAATGCTAGTGGTCTCCGTCGTGAGTTCATGGATCTCAGGAAAGATTAG